The following are from one region of the Dreissena polymorpha isolate Duluth1 chromosome 2, UMN_Dpol_1.0, whole genome shotgun sequence genome:
- the LOC127869473 gene encoding uncharacterized protein LOC127869473, producing the protein MAHGENNAKVIIFYDSGDDNETSKSEAKQLRFFIEKNGYTCQTDDEIRIPGTEVIQTIHNSINHNDRIIILITDQSASKGWFTFAVLSALENIIVENRMRLLVAYKGNRREDVGFLKTGLLSLTPKTFVDLNEWQGYDRLLKQLQTPVCLDEELPAGNLHLGLVHSHLSGYMCYVAEEFATNKNWSEKCNGYREQNKLLIGKFLLAVPKTCTVPQQLPSNSAADIVISNADTFKFKRIHAGKDRDYVVTINQIKHANNEMYFCAQVPTVITAISHLAKQHLWRTKGVETLTSARAEKNAARAALKCCSSRILLLEQQFTGRAAFQCCLSSKIPARAAICCSSSIYF; encoded by the exons ATGGCGCACGGTGAAAATAACGCCAAAGTGATTATATTTTATGACAGTGGAGACGACAACGAAACGTCTAAAAGTGAGGCAAAACAATTGAGGTTCTTTATTGAAAAGAATGGCTACACATGTCAAACTGACGACGAAATAAGGATACCTGGAACCGAAGTTATACAAACTATTCACAATTCAATTAATCATAATGACAGAATAATAATTCTAATAACAGATCAATCTGCTTCAAAAGGATGGTTCACATTTGCAGTTTTGTCTGCATTAGAAAACATTATTGTGGAAAATCGCATGAGACTTTTGGTCGCATACAAAGGAAATCGACGTGAAGATGTTGGATTTCTGAAAACCGGATTGCTGTCGTTGACGCCCAAGACGTTTGTCGACCTCAATGAATGGCAGGGATATGACAGGCTTCTCAAACAACTGCAAA CTCCGGTGTGTTTGGACGAAGAATTACCAGCGGGAAACTTGCATCTTGGCTTAGTCCATTCCCATTTATCCGGTTACATGTGCTATGTTGCTGAAG AGTTTGCAACGAACAAGAATTGGTCGGAGAAATGCAATGGTTACAGAGAACAAAATAAACTACTGATTGGAAAATTTCTGCTGGCTGTACCGAAAACCTGCACTGTCCCACAGCAGCTTCCATCAAATTCAGCAGCAGACATTGTTATTTCGAATGCGGATACATTTAAGTTTAAGAGAATACACGCGGGTAAAGACAGAGATTATGTCGTTACAATCAACCAGATAAAGCACGCGAAC AACGAGATGTACTTTTGTGCCCAGGTACCAACTGTGATCACTGCAATATCACATCTTGCAAAGCAGCacctatggcgcaccaaaggggtcgaaactttaacttctgctcgagcagaaaaaaatgctgctcgagcagcattaaaatgctgctcgagcaggatattgctgctcgagcagcaatttactggtcgagcagcatttcaatgctgcttgagcagcaaaattcctgctcgagcagcaatatgctgctcgagcagcatttatttttag
- the LOC127869489 gene encoding uncharacterized protein LOC127869489: MYDLLMLPQCKGNNHWVLLFASVMSRTVTIYDSLGGNNKALFDLFCQFMCQRAQIVNDGLEKIQFRVQSATLQQTAPWKQLWSVCIDDCQMYGHEKASHNVATGP; this comes from the exons atgtatgatctacttatgctgccacaatgtaaaggcaacaatcactgggttttgctgtttgcaagtgttatgtccaggactgtaaccatttacgactcgttgggtggtaacaacaaggcattgttcgatttgttctg ccagttcatgtgtcaacgagcgcaaattgtgaacgatggcttggaaaaaattcagttcagagttcaaagcgccaccttgcaacaaacagcgccatggaaacagctgtggagtgtttgcattgatg actgccaaatgtatggtcatgaaaaagcatcccacaatgttgcgacaggcccatga